CGCTTTTCCGGCTTGATCTGCTTCGAGTCCCCCACTCCTTCAATTAGACCCCAATCAAACGAGGCTGGCACCACAACCACCCCTACACTTACCGGTCCTGCCAGTGGTCCTCGTCCAGCTTCATCTACTCCAACCAGCCATTTTGCTTTCATACAGGAAGTATACCAAATTGACTTGTACTTAATGTTATTACATACTACAAAAAGTTGTTCATCCTGAGGAATCTGACATGAACTGTACTCAAATACTGTTTACATTGTTCATCAGCTTGTTTACTTGGTCTGTCAGTTACGCTGAAGAATCGAGGACCCCGGAGAAGATGATCGAATCATCCCACGTATGCCCGCTCCAAGATTACAGGAATGTAAAGTTTGATTGGAAGATCATACACAAGGATGGAGACCAGAAGACCTCGGTTTTCCGGCAATTCCTTACTGGGAAAAGTTATCCTCCACAGGTCACTATAGAGTGGACTTCGACCACGCCGGTTGAGATTGAGTGCCAAAATGAACACATCGCCATCACCGTGAGAGACACAGCACTAATTAAGATCTTCCTACCGATGAAGTCAGGTCCCATTGGTACCATCTAATATAAAGACGGCGCGTTCAACACAGTTGAGCGCGCTTTTTTATCTACATTCTCGCACCAACCAGTCATTTCGCTTTCATGCAGGAAGCATACTAAACATTGACTTTTCAATATTATATGATACTATTTTAGCGAAAATGTTATTTTGGTAGCCAGGGAGTTACACCAATGTATACTGACGAAACGACCAACCTTCCCTCCTTCGAAACAGCCAAGCCCGACGACCTGGTGTATGAGCTGTTCCACCTGTTCGAAAGAAGCGGACGCTGGTTCGACAACGTCGCACAGCAATGTGAGCGACTACTATGGACCGAGGCTGACCGTGAAGCCTGGACTAAGGCACAACATGCTATGTCCGAGGAACAACGTGCAGCCGAACAAGCAGCCTATATGGCGACACTCGGCAGCTTCGCTTGGATCTCCGAGCTCGATGAGTTCGGACTGTGGATGCACACCACCCTTGAGTCAAGAGGTGTCACCATCCACGCATTCCGCCTCGGATACGGGGAACCTGGTCGATCAGACGACCCAACGATGTACGTTCTACATCATCCTGACGACAAAGATGATTACACGAAGGTGTATGTCATTCGCCGAGACGTAGATCCAAACTCATCGCTCCGTCGAACAATCTGGGTCAACGAACCGATTCAGAAAATGTACGAGTGGTATCTCCAAAGTGAGGATATGGACGTATAGCGTCCAGAACCTCTTCGAACACGGCCCATGGGCCGTGTTTTTTTGTTTGAAGTACCCCTTCCAAAAAAGCATTGCGAAGGTTTGTTTCCAGATAGAGCGAGCATTCGCGGAAAAATACAATTGTGGAGAAATGTATATTTTTAATGATCTGGAACAGCAAATTACGACTGTTTGAGCCGTAGGCGAGTTTCGTAATTTGCGTTGTGTAAGAGAATATAAAAATAACAGTTCGGAGCATTCTTGTATTTTTCCGCGAATGCGAGCGAAATGCTATAATCACCCCACCATGGCAGAATCCGACCAATCCTACCCACCAATCAAGGCTGACTTCGTCCACCTGCACGTACATTCAATGTACTCCCTCCTCAATGCCGTCCCGACCCCAAAGGAGCTTGTTAAAGCCGCCAAAGCAGACGGTCAGGATGCTCTTGCCATCACCGACGCTGGCGCACTCTACGGCGCGATCGACTTCTACAAAGCTTGCACCTACGAAGATGTGAAGCCGATCATCGGCCTCGACGCTTACCTTGCGCCACGGACTCGTTTTGATAAAGAAATGCAAGACCGGCCCCACTCGCGTCTTGTTCTCCTTTCGAAGACTTTTTCCGGCTACCAAAATCTTATCGAGATGGTGACTCGTTCCAATGTCGACGGGTTTTACTACAAACCTCGCCTCGACGACGAGCTCCTTGAAAAACATCACGAGGGACTGATCTGTATCATCCCATCCTTTGCCGGGGAGATAGCTCAAGCACTCAAAGACAACAATCCCGACAAAGCCGCCGAACGCCTCGATTGGTACAAGAGCCTCTTTGGCGACGACTGCTATCTTGAGATCTCCCATCACCCAGAGATCTTCGGCCACCAAGAAAATCAAGAACTCATCAAGAAGCTCGCGAGAGAGACAGACACTCCCCTCGTAGCTGCCCAAGACATCTACTATATGAAGCCTGGCGATCGGTTGGCGCGTGAGGTGATGGTGAAGATTGGGAGCGGTGGTGTCGTAGACACCACCGCTGATCACGATACCGGCGAAGACTTTTCGTTCAAGACGCAAGCAGAGATGAAAGAATGGTTTGCTGATACTCCTGAGGCGATTTCAAATACCGTCAAGATCGCAAATGAATGCAACGTAAAAATCACCCTTGGCCAGGATGCCTGGATGTTCCCGAAGTACATCATCGAGAGTGGTCGTACACCCGACAACGAACTCCACCATCGCGCCTGGGAAGGAGTGACCTGGCGCGGTATGGATCCAGAAGACGAGGAACTAAAAGACCGCCTCACCTTCGAGCTCGACGTGATCAAGATGAAGGGCTACGCAACTTACTTCCTCGCTGTGGGCGACCTCCTGCGTGAAGCGCGTGAGCGCGGCATCTACACCACCATTCGTGGTTCGGTGGCTGGATCACTCGCCACCTACGTGCTCGGGATCACCAACGTGGACCCGCTTGAGTACCGCCTCCCCTTCGAGCGTTTCCTCAACCCGGAACGACCATCGGCACCTGATATCGACATGGACTTTGCTGATAATCGTCGCGATGAGATCATTTCCTATGCCCGCGAGAAATACGGCTACGACAACGTGGCGCAGATCGGTACCTTTGGAACTATGATGGCGAAAGCGGCCGTGCGCGACGTGGCGCGAGCCCTTGGTCATAGCTACTCCACCGGTGATCGTATCTCCAAAATGATACCAATGGGGAGCCAAGGATTTGCCATGACCATTGATCGCGCGATAGACATCGAACCTGAACTCGCCGAGTTGTACAAGAAAGATGCAGAAAGTCGCGAAGTGATCGACCTCGCGAAGCAGATCGAAGGGCGCGTACGACACCTCGGAGTACACGCGGCTGGTGTAGTGATCGCACCTGAACCCCTCAATAACTACGTTCCGATCCAGATCGACTCCAAGACCGGCAAGCAGATCACCCAGTACGAAATGAAGTCTGTGGGTGAAGATGGTGTTGGTCTCCTCAAGTTCGACTTCCTCGGTATCAAAAACCTCGCCATTTTGGCTGACGCTGTAAAGCGTGTGAAAAAGATCCACAACGTTGACATTGATATTGAAAACATTCCACTTGATGACCCAAAGACCTTCGAGATCCTCGCCTCTGGTCAGACTATGGGACTTTTCCAGCTCAATGGTTCCGGTATGACTGCGTTCCTTAAGCAGCTGAAGCCGACTACTATTCATGACATCAACGCGATGGTGGCGCTCTATCGTCCTGGCCCGATGGAAATGATCCCGACGTACATCGAGCGAAAATACAATCCTTCCCTCGTAACCTATCTCGACCCACGCCTCGAGCCAATTCTTGAGCGATCGTACGGGGTGATCACCTACCAGGATGACGTGATGATGATCTCCATCCAGCTCGCAGGCTACTCTTGGCTCGAGGCTGACATGCTGCGTAAGGCGATGGGTAAGAAGATCCCTGAACTCATGGAAGAGCAAAAGAAAAAGCTGTTTGCTGGCTTCCTCGAACACGGCCTCTCGCAGGATAAGGCAGATAAGCTCTGGCAGCTCATTGAACCATTTGCGGCATATGGATTCAACAAAGCGCACGCTGCGTCGTACGGTCGCGTCGCCTACCAAACCGCCTACATGAAAGCCAACTTCCCCGTGGAGTACATGTCGGCCGTGCTCACCGCTGACTCGGGCGACACCGAAAAGATCTCTGAGATCATTCACGAATGTGAACGTATGGGCGTACCAGTACTTCCACCAGACATCAATGAATCCTTTTCCGACTTCTCCGTGGTGCCGGGGAAAAATACCATCCGCTTTGGACTCACCACCATCAAAAACTTCGGTGAAGGCATCGCTGATGTGATCATCGAAGAACGAAAGAAGAACGGTCCGTTTGCATCCATGCAAGACTTCCTCACCCGCATCCATGACCGAGGACTCAACAAGAAATCCCTCGAAGCGCTTATCATGACCGGTGCCTTTGATAAGTTCGGTGAACGTGGCGAACTTATTGCCAACCTAGACAATCTCCTCGCCTACAACCGCGAGCAAGTTAGTGGCAAGGAAACTGGTCAGGACTCGCTCTTCGGCGGCAT
Above is a window of Candidatus Nomurabacteria bacterium DNA encoding:
- the dnaE gene encoding DNA polymerase III subunit alpha, producing MKADFVHLHVHSMYSLLNAVPTPKELVKAAKADGQDALAITDAGALYGAIDFYKACTYEDVKPIIGLDAYLAPRTRFDKEMQDRPHSRLVLLSKTFSGYQNLIEMVTRSNVDGFYYKPRLDDELLEKHHEGLICIIPSFAGEIAQALKDNNPDKAAERLDWYKSLFGDDCYLEISHHPEIFGHQENQELIKKLARETDTPLVAAQDIYYMKPGDRLAREVMVKIGSGGVVDTTADHDTGEDFSFKTQAEMKEWFADTPEAISNTVKIANECNVKITLGQDAWMFPKYIIESGRTPDNELHHRAWEGVTWRGMDPEDEELKDRLTFELDVIKMKGYATYFLAVGDLLREARERGIYTTIRGSVAGSLATYVLGITNVDPLEYRLPFERFLNPERPSAPDIDMDFADNRRDEIISYAREKYGYDNVAQIGTFGTMMAKAAVRDVARALGHSYSTGDRISKMIPMGSQGFAMTIDRAIDIEPELAELYKKDAESREVIDLAKQIEGRVRHLGVHAAGVVIAPEPLNNYVPIQIDSKTGKQITQYEMKSVGEDGVGLLKFDFLGIKNLAILADAVKRVKKIHNVDIDIENIPLDDPKTFEILASGQTMGLFQLNGSGMTAFLKQLKPTTIHDINAMVALYRPGPMEMIPTYIERKYNPSLVTYLDPRLEPILERSYGVITYQDDVMMISIQLAGYSWLEADMLRKAMGKKIPELMEEQKKKLFAGFLEHGLSQDKADKLWQLIEPFAAYGFNKAHAASYGRVAYQTAYMKANFPVEYMSAVLTADSGDTEKISEIIHECERMGVPVLPPDINESFSDFSVVPGKNTIRFGLTTIKNFGEGIADVIIEERKKNGPFASMQDFLTRIHDRGLNKKSLEALIMTGAFDKFGERGELIANLDNLLAYNREQVSGKETGQDSLFGGMDEVSGLTLEPAEDAPMAQKLLWEKELLGVYVSGHPLDAVKDEVDKRPSIEQVKKGHQGTTVVTTGLIEIVKELLTKKGDKMAFIKIANQTDSIETVAFPETYKDNRELFVPGTCVAIKGKFNVRNDEPSILIDKVKRLGSDEMVGEPISSN